From the genome of Sphingobacterium kitahiroshimense, one region includes:
- a CDS encoding AraC family transcriptional regulator encodes MRRTIILNQPPGVREIAQPDLRVTYPIRHADTKYWTYRDNSYAIQTFDGRYAYIYYYEFWISTAMSLSFTSEAPDLYLCYPLVSNGEHPLVLHEDNGQSSVHFQQDRACYLYLPETEMTVKLPVGHHIIIGITLDAGLFRPHLERSFEFVMALVYAKRTGDRKPLQSIDFKIGPLTRTEILNLFSKINPKVMENEYVLVHHQIYLITLSRLKIITETTEINNTVTLVDQARAYLQLTVSKFGAKALIKDIAKSLQVDQDRLTRLHQEYYDCSLQAYRNELLLQRIIKQLEDYPNQFGTLAEELNFAGHSELNRFFRNMTGKSVGQFKKT; translated from the coding sequence ATGAGACGAACCATTATCCTAAATCAACCTCCTGGTGTTCGGGAGATAGCCCAACCAGACCTGAGGGTCACTTATCCAATACGTCATGCCGACACAAAGTATTGGACCTACAGAGACAACAGTTATGCTATACAAACCTTTGATGGACGGTATGCCTACATCTATTACTATGAATTCTGGATCAGCACAGCAATGTCCCTATCTTTCACTTCTGAGGCTCCAGACCTGTATTTGTGTTATCCCTTAGTGAGCAATGGAGAGCATCCGCTCGTTTTACATGAAGATAACGGACAGTCGTCAGTGCATTTTCAGCAGGATCGTGCCTGCTACCTGTATCTGCCCGAGACCGAAATGACGGTCAAACTACCTGTAGGCCATCATATCATTATTGGAATCACACTGGATGCCGGACTATTCAGACCGCATCTAGAACGCAGCTTTGAATTTGTGATGGCACTGGTATATGCCAAACGGACAGGTGATCGCAAACCCCTTCAAAGTATAGACTTTAAAATCGGTCCGTTGACGCGCACTGAAATCTTAAATCTGTTCAGTAAGATCAACCCCAAAGTTATGGAAAATGAATATGTACTGGTCCATCATCAGATCTATCTAATCACCTTATCCAGACTCAAGATCATCACCGAAACAACCGAGATAAACAATACAGTAACTCTTGTCGATCAAGCCCGTGCTTATCTGCAACTCACGGTGAGCAAGTTTGGGGCAAAAGCCCTGATTAAAGATATTGCAAAAAGCCTACAGGTCGATCAGGATCGTTTAACTCGCTTGCACCAGGAGTATTACGACTGTAGCTTACAGGCATATCGCAACGAATTGTTGCTTCAGCGCATCATAAAACAGCTGGAAGATTATCCCAACCAGTTTGGTACGCTGGCCGAAGAGCTCAATTTCGCAGGGCATAGCGAACTCAACCGTTTTTTTAGAAATATGACAGGCAAGTCCGTAGGACAGTTTAAAAAAACTTAA
- a CDS encoding SDR family oxidoreductase, with translation MIAITGASGNLGKATIQFLSQQVSPTNIVAIVRNPERVHDFIKQGIIVRQADYNNYETLLEAFKGVEKALHISTIGVDLKTAKQQEKNVVNALLENNVKHIVYTSMVQTQANRIFEGTKTSYETEKLIKETKIPYSFLRNSMYMEAIPELIGDALQSGEIRYPSGEGKISFVSRMDIAEAIVKVLTESTHDNQIYEITGNKAYSFDELAKLIFTEKGIPVQHSDISEEFFRKELTSYRMPLEIVNLLVSMANGIKIGEFSYVDNTLEKLLGRKPLVLNEFIKIF, from the coding sequence ATGATAGCCATTACAGGAGCAAGCGGAAACTTAGGCAAAGCCACTATTCAATTTTTATCGCAGCAAGTCTCACCTACAAACATTGTTGCCATTGTCAGAAACCCAGAAAGGGTACATGATTTTATTAAACAAGGTATTATTGTCAGGCAAGCAGATTACAACAACTATGAAACGCTTCTGGAAGCGTTTAAAGGTGTTGAAAAGGCCTTGCATATCTCCACTATCGGAGTAGACTTAAAAACAGCTAAACAGCAGGAAAAAAATGTGGTAAACGCATTGCTAGAAAACAACGTAAAACACATTGTTTATACAAGTATGGTACAGACCCAAGCCAACAGGATATTTGAAGGGACTAAAACATCATACGAAACGGAAAAATTGATAAAAGAGACTAAAATACCTTATTCGTTTTTAAGAAACAGTATGTATATGGAAGCCATTCCCGAACTTATTGGAGATGCGTTGCAATCGGGCGAAATCCGCTACCCATCGGGCGAGGGAAAGATAAGTTTTGTCTCCAGAATGGATATTGCAGAAGCTATTGTAAAAGTACTAACAGAAAGTACACACGATAATCAAATCTATGAAATAACAGGCAATAAAGCGTATTCATTTGATGAATTGGCAAAGCTAATCTTTACAGAAAAGGGCATACCAGTACAACATAGCGATATTTCAGAGGAATTCTTCAGAAAAGAACTGACTAGTTACCGAATGCCTCTTGAAATAGTCAATTTATTGGTCAGTATGGCAAATGGTATTAAAATAGGTGAGTTTTCCTATGTTGACAACACACTAGAAAAATTGCTTGGTAGAAAACCGTTAGTCTTGAACGAGTTTATAAAAATCTTTTGA
- a CDS encoding class I SAM-dependent methyltransferase: MINEPLKRKFKISPTASLVLCLASELYRDGKTCQAYVENIDTSEGESLVKSFKQVFEHSESIAILRKRYIRHLFEDYAKQFPKFQVCILGAGLDPLSLYLLEQYHDQIETIFEVDMESMDEKRAMYTKLIGDNDKLKLITHDATDIDPLLVEIKKMGYHTSIPTIFLLEGFVYYISRDKFSTLLEKLAAADGQKAVILDYVIPFEAVHESNREKSRLMLRSLEKSLGWPIMVYHTFDITGLIQFFKGNIMTSDSTQSMEKTLYGENKIYIEPTSGFMEIISFKF, encoded by the coding sequence ATGATAAACGAGCCCTTAAAAAGGAAATTTAAAATTTCACCGACCGCCAGTCTAGTACTTTGTTTAGCCAGTGAGCTTTATCGAGACGGAAAAACATGCCAGGCATATGTAGAAAATATCGATACTTCAGAAGGAGAATCGCTCGTAAAGAGTTTTAAACAAGTATTCGAACACTCCGAGTCAATCGCAATACTGAGAAAGCGGTATATCCGCCATCTTTTCGAAGACTATGCTAAGCAATTCCCAAAATTCCAGGTCTGTATTTTAGGAGCTGGTCTTGATCCGCTTTCACTTTATCTGCTAGAACAATATCATGATCAAATCGAGACTATTTTTGAAGTTGACATGGAATCTATGGACGAAAAACGTGCTATGTATACCAAATTGATCGGTGATAATGATAAATTAAAGCTGATTACTCATGATGCTACCGATATTGATCCTTTGTTGGTTGAAATTAAAAAAATGGGCTATCATACATCAATCCCGACGATATTCTTACTGGAGGGTTTTGTTTATTACATCAGCCGAGATAAGTTCAGTACTTTGCTTGAAAAATTAGCCGCCGCTGATGGACAGAAAGCAGTAATACTGGACTATGTTATACCATTTGAAGCTGTTCATGAAAGCAATCGGGAGAAATCACGCCTCATGCTTCGATCGCTGGAAAAAAGCTTAGGCTGGCCAATTATGGTTTATCATACATTTGATATCACCGGGTTGATCCAATTTTTTAAAGGAAATATAATGACATCTGATTCAACACAGTCAATGGAAAAAACATTATATGGGGAAAACAAAATTTACATTGAACCAACAAGTGGCTTTATGGAAATAATAAGTTTTAAGTTCTGA
- a CDS encoding DUF5675 family protein, which yields MSTKQILHLQRIYGEQGTNGTLTFEGEVICRTIELPWRNNLPRLSCIPVGSYKLEKRKYTRHGEQIGIPAVLGREAILIHAANDARKELLGCIAPVTALTGEGCGTESKKALAKLKSLVYSLWDMEQEVFLHIK from the coding sequence ATGTCAACAAAACAAATCTTGCATCTCCAACGGATTTATGGAGAGCAAGGGACGAACGGTACACTTACTTTTGAAGGTGAGGTCATCTGCCGTACTATCGAACTGCCTTGGCGCAATAATTTGCCGAGGCTTAGCTGCATCCCGGTGGGGAGTTATAAACTTGAAAAACGAAAGTATACCAGACATGGTGAGCAGATCGGAATTCCGGCTGTATTGGGACGTGAAGCGATATTGATCCATGCAGCCAACGATGCACGGAAAGAGTTATTGGGATGCATTGCTCCGGTTACAGCATTAACGGGTGAAGGTTGCGGTACGGAGAGTAAAAAGGCGCTTGCAAAATTGAAGTCTCTGGTTTATTCGCTTTGGGATATGGAGCAGGAAGTGTTTTTACATATAAAGTAG
- a CDS encoding SusC/RagA family TonB-linked outer membrane protein has protein sequence MKIDKTYKTKDWRDLQKLGKYKGEVLLLSKLLLLSLLMIFHMVSLYAQTPRKDSGMNGQTKYELAGRVISSIDGTPMQGVSIRVDDENLQIRTSRNGTFELLVTNRKGNVKFSYVGFETQEINYTIGVSLLVRMIPGENKIDEVEVVSTGYQKIPKERATGSFEFVDNKLFNRKVSTDFVSRLEDIVPGITASKVYNNRGGYLNINVRGMSTMNSERWPLVVVDGVPYESYYQVAGMGAFNNLNPNDIESVTVLKDAAASSIWGAQSGNGVIVVTTKKGKFNQSMQLSFNANVSIKAKPDLYYYPQMKTSDYIDMQQYLFDKGKFNGQFNTWYYNPEPVVRLMQDRKIGAISESVINEAIGKLKAIDARDDFLKYIYRNAVNQQYNLQLQTGSEKANTLFSAGYDKNLNDVVTSSYNRLNLKSNTQLRPVKNMLVDIGGLYTESRNVNSNIPVNYNGLGRGLSNYPYMKLVDQNGDPAVVEATAISNIYRDTVAGGRLLDWTYRPLSELYDTKWTQNVRELFTNFNVNYAFDFGLKLNMQYAYQRSMNSSELWKGIGSFSQRDALNAVASYDANSVTWNLPLGDDLNIIDWNTYSHQSRATAEYHKKWQDQNELSFFGGMEVRKIHKTLTAAQYQGFDPETGAFKPAPYGVAVPYFNGAFGSFYMRDNNQYQVLRNNFVSYFTNASYTYASKYVLSGSFRKDASNLFGVKSNDRGQPFWSVGGAWVLSRESFLKENDLFNLLKLRTTYGYNGNVNNSVSAYPIMSIESESHFINGQKYGMILTPPNPKLRWERVSIMNLGLDFALRDNWLGGSVEYYEKNAKDLIAPDQIDPSTGFTSMMVNSANLKTKGWDISINALPFVSKNWTWNSNLVFSYVRTKVLKAFVQNEIGQDYISTGLANVMTPIEGRDLFSLLTYKWAGLDPETGAPRAYLNGEISKDYSAITNMNVKDLEYQGSAIPLYTGSFRNSVRYKTVELSWNISYQLGHKFLRNSYNNHLLVNSSIGHKDYALRWQKPGDELMTDVPAVTYPANSIASNVFLGSSALLESGSQIKLRDIQLTVNLPFASSFKLKNCKIYGYVQNVGTIWRANKWGIDSEYGFNIPDPMMSALGFSFNL, from the coding sequence ATGAAAATAGATAAAACATATAAAACCAAGGATTGGAGGGATCTCCAAAAGCTCGGTAAATATAAGGGAGAGGTATTGCTACTCAGTAAGCTATTACTGCTCTCCTTATTGATGATCTTTCATATGGTTAGTTTATATGCTCAGACACCCCGCAAGGACAGCGGGATGAACGGGCAGACAAAATATGAACTTGCAGGTAGAGTGATATCATCCATTGACGGTACGCCGATGCAGGGGGTATCTATCCGTGTCGATGATGAGAATCTGCAGATCCGAACATCCAGAAATGGAACTTTTGAACTGCTGGTCACAAACCGAAAAGGGAATGTGAAATTCTCCTATGTTGGTTTCGAAACTCAGGAAATCAATTATACCATAGGGGTATCGTTACTGGTCAGAATGATACCTGGAGAGAATAAAATCGATGAAGTGGAGGTGGTATCTACAGGGTACCAGAAAATTCCGAAAGAACGTGCGACAGGATCATTTGAGTTTGTGGACAATAAACTCTTCAACCGTAAAGTCTCCACAGACTTTGTGAGTAGGCTAGAGGATATTGTGCCGGGGATAACAGCGAGTAAGGTGTACAATAATAGAGGAGGTTATTTGAATATAAATGTTCGTGGAATGAGTACGATGAACTCTGAAAGATGGCCACTCGTTGTTGTTGACGGTGTACCGTATGAAAGTTATTATCAAGTTGCGGGAATGGGTGCTTTCAATAATCTTAATCCCAATGACATTGAAAGTGTAACCGTGCTTAAAGATGCTGCCGCATCCTCCATTTGGGGGGCGCAGTCGGGAAATGGTGTAATCGTGGTCACGACCAAAAAAGGGAAATTTAACCAGTCGATGCAACTTTCATTTAATGCCAATGTAAGTATAAAGGCTAAACCAGATCTATATTATTACCCACAGATGAAAACTTCCGATTACATTGATATGCAACAGTATCTCTTCGACAAAGGAAAGTTTAATGGACAGTTCAATACTTGGTATTACAATCCCGAACCCGTAGTTCGGTTGATGCAAGATCGAAAAATTGGAGCAATATCCGAGTCCGTAATTAATGAGGCAATTGGTAAGCTCAAAGCTATTGATGCGCGGGACGATTTTTTGAAATACATCTATCGTAATGCTGTTAATCAACAATATAATCTTCAGCTTCAAACGGGGAGTGAGAAAGCAAATACCCTTTTTTCTGCCGGTTATGATAAGAATCTGAATGATGTTGTTACTTCTTCATATAACAGATTAAACTTGAAATCTAATACGCAATTGCGTCCGGTCAAGAATATGTTGGTGGATATTGGTGGCTTATATACGGAGTCTCGAAATGTGAATTCGAACATACCTGTTAACTACAATGGCTTAGGAAGAGGACTTAGTAATTATCCATACATGAAATTGGTAGATCAAAACGGTGATCCTGCAGTGGTGGAGGCAACGGCCATCAGTAACATTTATCGTGATACTGTAGCTGGAGGAAGATTGTTGGATTGGACCTACCGACCTTTGAGTGAGCTGTATGATACGAAATGGACGCAGAATGTAAGAGAGCTATTTACCAATTTTAATGTGAACTATGCCTTTGATTTTGGTTTGAAGTTGAATATGCAGTATGCTTATCAGCGCTCCATGAATTCGAGTGAACTTTGGAAGGGAATAGGATCATTTAGCCAAAGGGATGCTCTTAATGCTGTAGCGAGTTACGACGCGAATTCTGTTACTTGGAATTTGCCGCTTGGGGATGATCTGAATATAATAGACTGGAATACCTATTCCCATCAGAGCAGGGCAACAGCCGAGTATCATAAAAAGTGGCAAGATCAAAATGAGCTATCATTTTTTGGTGGCATGGAAGTCCGTAAGATCCATAAAACTTTAACTGCGGCCCAATATCAAGGTTTTGATCCAGAAACCGGAGCATTTAAACCGGCACCCTATGGTGTTGCTGTTCCATACTTTAATGGTGCTTTTGGGTCATTTTATATGCGTGATAATAATCAATATCAGGTATTAAGAAATAATTTTGTTTCCTATTTTACAAATGCTTCTTATACCTACGCAAGCAAATATGTATTGAGCGGAAGCTTCAGAAAGGATGCCTCTAATTTATTTGGTGTTAAAAGTAATGACCGAGGGCAACCCTTCTGGTCCGTAGGTGGCGCTTGGGTACTTTCTCGAGAATCATTTTTGAAAGAAAATGACCTATTCAATTTATTGAAGCTGCGTACCACCTATGGTTATAATGGCAATGTCAATAATTCGGTATCTGCTTATCCAATTATGTCCATAGAGAGTGAGTCACATTTTATCAATGGTCAGAAATATGGAATGATCCTGACTCCTCCCAATCCAAAATTACGATGGGAACGTGTGAGTATTATGAATTTGGGGCTTGATTTTGCGCTACGTGATAATTGGTTAGGCGGTAGTGTGGAGTATTATGAAAAAAATGCCAAAGACCTGATTGCTCCAGACCAGATAGATCCGAGTACTGGTTTTACCAGCATGATGGTCAATAGTGCAAACCTAAAAACAAAAGGTTGGGATATTTCAATCAATGCATTACCATTCGTATCAAAAAATTGGACTTGGAACAGCAATCTTGTATTTTCTTATGTTCGGACAAAAGTATTAAAAGCATTCGTACAGAATGAAATTGGTCAGGATTATATTAGTACGGGCCTAGCCAATGTGATGACGCCTATTGAAGGAAGGGATCTGTTTAGTCTGCTTACCTATAAATGGGCCGGACTGGATCCAGAGACCGGAGCACCACGAGCATATCTCAATGGTGAGATTTCAAAAGATTATAGTGCTATTACGAATATGAATGTAAAGGATCTGGAATATCAAGGTTCTGCTATTCCCTTGTATACAGGTAGTTTTCGGAATAGTGTTCGGTATAAAACAGTAGAACTATCTTGGAATATCTCTTACCAATTGGGGCATAAGTTCCTGCGAAATTCCTATAATAATCATTTATTGGTAAACAGCAGTATTGGACATAAGGATTATGCACTACGTTGGCAGAAGCCTGGAGATGAGCTGATGACAGATGTTCCAGCTGTTACCTATCCTGCAAATTCGATTGCTAGTAATGTATTTCTAGGATCGTCTGCTTTACTGGAAAGTGGGAGCCAGATTAAACTTAGGGATATTCAACTGACCGTGAACCTACCTTTTGCTTCGAGTTTTAAACTCAAAAACTGCAAGATCTATGGCTACGTGCAAAATGTAGGAACGATTTGGCGGGCCAATAAATGGGGAATCGACAGTGAATATGGTTTCAATATACCGGATCCGATGATGTCAGCACTTGGATTTAGTTTTAACCTTTAA
- a CDS encoding TlpA family protein disulfide reductase, with protein sequence MKHLKLIALLFCILTPVCITQAQTDKKVDLSKSLRVGDAFIPPTAVEVMRGLDKTIDWKKLKDKVVILDFFDTFCGTCIQTMPKLQKLQDKLKDKLQIITVGWQNKATLDDFFAKNAFLKENKVNLPVIYSDVYLKQLFPHKGVPHVVFLFKGKVHAIAVSNLITEENILKLFNTGSIDIPLKNDFGKGNLVGQQSDESPKMKEGVWISGYQNGVPFQSLVIKQDSISGLIKTSFYNVSIYSAILFNWAKVKKVNYIPRAERLVLKVKDPNRYQDFSKEGEAWSLKNGISYERLDRVQRSDSAQSRLVLNDLHSFFGIRSYKTMQEIDCLILQPCPIKAYTGNSSESKMNFANSSVLAVMTDLGEKFPPVLDLVNSKEEIIIGDYETLEELNAQLAAYGIEAILGRGMQEVLVIEEVNE encoded by the coding sequence ATGAAACATTTAAAATTGATCGCACTTTTATTCTGCATACTCACACCAGTGTGTATAACACAAGCACAAACTGATAAAAAAGTAGATTTGAGTAAATCCCTTAGAGTAGGAGATGCATTTATCCCTCCAACTGCTGTGGAAGTAATGCGCGGCTTGGATAAAACAATTGATTGGAAAAAACTGAAAGATAAGGTTGTCATATTGGATTTCTTTGATACTTTTTGTGGTACTTGCATACAGACGATGCCCAAGTTGCAAAAACTGCAGGACAAATTGAAAGATAAACTGCAGATCATTACGGTTGGATGGCAGAATAAGGCTACTTTAGACGATTTCTTTGCAAAAAATGCATTTTTGAAAGAAAATAAAGTCAATTTGCCCGTCATCTATTCTGATGTATATCTTAAGCAGCTCTTTCCGCATAAAGGTGTTCCGCATGTCGTATTCTTGTTTAAGGGAAAAGTTCATGCTATCGCTGTAAGCAATTTGATCACCGAAGAAAATATTTTGAAGCTATTTAATACAGGTTCGATTGACATACCATTAAAAAATGACTTTGGTAAAGGAAATTTAGTAGGACAACAATCAGACGAGAGCCCGAAGATGAAAGAAGGAGTTTGGATTTCGGGCTACCAAAACGGAGTTCCTTTTCAGTCACTAGTCATCAAGCAGGATAGTATATCAGGTTTGATCAAAACTTCGTTTTACAATGTTTCAATTTATAGTGCAATACTATTTAACTGGGCAAAAGTAAAGAAGGTAAATTATATTCCGAGAGCTGAAAGGTTAGTCCTTAAAGTAAAAGATCCAAATCGTTATCAGGATTTTTCTAAGGAAGGAGAGGCTTGGTCTTTAAAAAATGGCATATCTTATGAGCGTTTGGATCGGGTTCAAAGAAGTGATTCTGCTCAATCACGGTTGGTGCTGAATGATCTTCACAGTTTTTTCGGTATTCGTTCTTATAAAACAATGCAAGAAATAGACTGTCTTATTTTACAGCCATGTCCCATAAAAGCATATACGGGCAATAGTTCGGAATCTAAGATGAACTTTGCCAATAGCTCTGTGCTAGCTGTTATGACTGATCTTGGTGAAAAATTCCCACCAGTTCTTGACTTAGTCAATAGCAAAGAGGAGATTATAATTGGTGACTATGAAACTTTAGAAGAATTGAATGCACAATTGGCAGCTTATGGAATAGAGGCGATTTTAGGTAGAGGAATGCAAGAAGTATTGGTGATTGAGGAGGTAAATGAATAA
- a CDS encoding nuclear transport factor 2 family protein, which produces MIEIVKRESVRKKDGPIVTISHMDYHIICRVIDLMADIGMDDEELSFLLGKPNNYVFSYIANPNDKNKFKSDQVDLLPYLLNCYCTDVYANDCPKGNIQLFHSQKIENDEEKGFSHIIYDNNGKGTRIIWTKKINQKGSFRKTNKNLLDLLIKWIDEGVLDLPTPSIDIWKKLISESQFEFSISDLEKCLKILSTKSILTKKTIDGIIYYWKSHPQTSIIVHYINAYNAFKPKDMCKNMTEDVVFENIHDGNTTMTLKGKDAFLKQALSVLDLFVDRKQIITSILHRNNISEITINYEAKLAKDLPNGLKKGQELRLKGKSIFEFSDDGKIMKLVDVSG; this is translated from the coding sequence TTGATTGAAATAGTAAAAAGAGAATCGGTACGAAAGAAGGACGGTCCAATTGTGACTATTTCTCACATGGATTATCATATTATATGCCGCGTAATTGATTTAATGGCAGATATTGGCATGGATGATGAAGAATTATCTTTCCTACTTGGAAAACCAAACAATTATGTCTTTAGCTATATCGCCAATCCGAATGATAAAAATAAATTCAAATCTGACCAGGTTGACCTGCTCCCCTATTTACTAAATTGCTATTGCACGGACGTATATGCTAACGATTGTCCTAAAGGTAATATCCAGCTTTTCCATAGCCAAAAAATTGAAAACGATGAAGAAAAAGGTTTTAGTCATATTATCTACGATAACAACGGAAAAGGCACTCGAATTATCTGGACAAAGAAGATAAATCAAAAAGGATCTTTCCGAAAAACTAATAAAAATTTACTTGATCTTCTGATAAAATGGATCGATGAAGGTGTCCTCGATTTACCAACGCCTTCAATTGATATTTGGAAAAAGCTCATATCGGAATCTCAATTTGAATTTTCCATCAGTGATCTAGAAAAATGTCTCAAAATACTATCTACCAAAAGCATTTTAACTAAGAAAACTATTGATGGTATTATCTACTACTGGAAGTCTCACCCTCAAACTTCTATTATAGTCCATTACATCAATGCATACAATGCTTTTAAACCAAAAGATATGTGCAAGAATATGACTGAGGATGTTGTGTTTGAGAATATACATGATGGCAATACGACAATGACCTTAAAAGGCAAAGATGCCTTTCTTAAACAGGCTTTGTCAGTATTAGATCTATTTGTCGACAGGAAGCAGATTATCACCTCCATCCTACACCGCAACAATATCTCTGAAATCACAATCAACTACGAAGCTAAATTAGCCAAAGATCTTCCAAATGGTCTAAAGAAAGGCCAAGAACTGCGTCTAAAAGGCAAATCAATATTTGAGTTTTCTGATGATGGAAAGATTATGAAGTTGGTGGATGTTAGTGGGTAG
- a CDS encoding RagB/SusD family nutrient uptake outer membrane protein: protein MKSNNLINGIWMLLLFCGCSNFLEEKPDIKMVIPKSLNDAELLLNNYSTMNMGYPLFGEWGADEYYVTDENFDGALNLEQQQTYTWLDEPNNDIMQWQRPYKVVYNANQVLEIIDKLGAESNTEKAKNLIGIAHFFRAFAFQQIIEVFAPPYQVGTAMSEMGIPLRLDPGIDDPSTRASVQQSFDQVIKDFKTAIWQLPLQETVKGRPFRASAYAGLARTYLYMGNYQQAYLYADSSLQSHSILLDYNTLNASADLPIGRFNVEVLFAAITGSSGPMSLNNGLVDSVLVKSYADNDLRKLLFFRKNLFPMNTYAFKGNYDQSMATLFVGLTTSEMYLVKAEAAVRIGKVPEALSALNTLLKKRQDSNQFVPVIETNPDLLLPLLLKERQKELVFRGRRWSDLKRLNLDSRFQRTLKKVVKGKEYMLDPNSRKYAFRLPEPVVINGKIPQNIR, encoded by the coding sequence ATGAAATCAAATAATCTTATAAATGGGATTTGGATGCTACTGCTATTTTGTGGTTGTAGCAATTTTTTAGAAGAGAAGCCTGATATAAAAATGGTCATTCCCAAAAGTTTGAATGATGCAGAGCTTCTACTCAATAATTATAGCACCATGAATATGGGATATCCTTTATTCGGTGAATGGGGTGCTGATGAATATTATGTAACCGATGAAAATTTTGACGGTGCTCTTAACTTAGAACAGCAGCAAACTTATACCTGGCTAGATGAGCCCAATAATGATATCATGCAATGGCAAAGACCGTATAAAGTGGTTTACAATGCAAATCAAGTATTAGAGATTATCGATAAGTTAGGAGCAGAGAGTAATACTGAAAAGGCTAAAAATTTGATCGGTATCGCTCATTTCTTTCGTGCTTTTGCCTTTCAGCAAATAATAGAAGTATTTGCACCTCCTTATCAGGTAGGAACTGCGATGTCCGAAATGGGTATACCGTTGCGTCTAGATCCAGGTATTGATGATCCTTCTACTAGGGCAAGTGTACAACAGAGTTTTGACCAGGTGATTAAGGATTTTAAAACTGCTATATGGCAGTTGCCATTACAAGAAACGGTAAAGGGAAGACCTTTTCGTGCCAGCGCCTACGCAGGTTTAGCTCGTACTTATCTGTATATGGGCAATTATCAACAGGCATATTTATATGCAGACTCAAGTTTACAATCGCATTCAATTTTGCTGGATTATAATACACTTAATGCTTCTGCAGATCTTCCTATAGGTCGATTTAATGTAGAGGTTCTTTTTGCGGCTATTACTGGAAGTTCTGGACCGATGAGTTTGAATAATGGATTAGTGGATTCTGTGTTGGTAAAATCATATGCCGATAACGATTTACGAAAGCTCCTGTTTTTTAGAAAAAATCTCTTCCCAATGAATACTTATGCCTTTAAGGGTAATTACGACCAGTCTATGGCTACGCTATTTGTAGGATTGACAACTAGTGAGATGTATTTAGTTAAAGCTGAGGCGGCAGTTCGTATTGGAAAAGTACCTGAAGCGCTTTCTGCCTTGAATACGCTTCTTAAGAAAAGGCAAGACAGTAATCAATTTGTTCCTGTAATAGAAACAAATCCAGACCTGCTTTTGCCTTTACTGCTGAAAGAACGTCAAAAGGAATTGGTGTTTCGAGGTCGTCGCTGGTCAGATCTGAAACGGTTGAATCTGGATTCACGGTTTCAAAGAACACTTAAAAAAGTAGTGAAGGGGAAGGAATATATGCTCGATCCCAATAGCAGAAAATATGCTTTTCGACTTCCTGAACCAGTAGTTATTAATGGAAAAATACCCCAAAACATACGTTAA
- a CDS encoding ASCH domain-containing protein, giving the protein MLFKEVHLNGIKSGKITLAFRKWQKVSVKCGSLLHTSVGLIEIGKIETISENCITEQHAIQAGFTDKQQLLKSFTHHSTGTIFKISVSYHSADPRVKLREQTELSEKVFTDLKKKLERLDNYSKKEHWTNKVLSTINDNPNLHAKSIAELTGFEKEWLKLNIRKLKNLGLTISRNVGYELSPLGSEYLNKLCKLK; this is encoded by the coding sequence ATGTTGTTTAAGGAAGTACATCTGAACGGAATTAAATCGGGAAAAATCACATTGGCATTTCGTAAGTGGCAAAAGGTTTCTGTAAAATGCGGAAGCCTTTTACATACCTCTGTTGGTTTGATTGAAATCGGTAAAATTGAAACCATAAGCGAAAATTGTATAACCGAACAGCATGCAATACAGGCCGGTTTTACAGATAAACAACAGTTACTAAAATCATTTACGCATCATAGTACAGGAACCATTTTTAAAATATCTGTCAGCTATCATTCCGCAGACCCACGAGTTAAGTTGAGAGAACAAACGGAACTATCAGAAAAGGTATTTACCGATTTAAAAAAGAAATTAGAACGATTAGACAATTATAGTAAGAAGGAACATTGGACGAACAAAGTTCTATCTACTATAAACGACAATCCCAATTTACATGCCAAAAGTATAGCAGAATTGACAGGATTTGAAAAAGAATGGTTAAAGCTGAATATACGAAAATTGAAAAATTTAGGCTTGACCATAAGCCGTAATGTAGGTTACGAACTTTCTCCTTTAGGAAGCGAATATTTAAACAAACTTTGTAAATTAAAATAG